In the genome of Bradyrhizobium arachidis, one region contains:
- a CDS encoding 2OG-Fe(II) oxygenase family protein has protein sequence MDQIEPLFPIPLMRSPGLLPPSLNEAAVTAIRSTKIEGNLRSGQLFHTEVADPRDNELFRQIAELAMPKLVDFGVLLFGEQLRWTVKEMWTNMLETGGNQTLHSHANSFVSGIFYLTPSHAACKTVFVRPPGGSDFSFRHHTRSAAIGPFNAGKYVLPEAEPGDLVLFPSYLYHEVPRNPGGQRITIAFNAIPDHLDCWGYRINFAP, from the coding sequence ATGGATCAGATCGAGCCGCTTTTCCCGATTCCCCTCATGCGCTCGCCTGGGCTGCTGCCGCCGTCGCTGAACGAGGCCGCCGTCACCGCGATCCGCAGCACCAAGATCGAAGGCAATCTGCGCTCGGGCCAGCTGTTTCACACCGAGGTCGCCGATCCCCGCGACAACGAGCTGTTTCGCCAGATCGCCGAGCTTGCCATGCCGAAGCTGGTCGATTTCGGCGTCCTGCTGTTCGGCGAGCAGCTGCGCTGGACGGTCAAGGAGATGTGGACCAACATGCTCGAGACCGGCGGAAACCAGACGCTGCATTCCCATGCCAACAGTTTCGTGTCCGGCATCTTCTATCTCACGCCGTCACACGCGGCGTGCAAGACGGTGTTCGTGCGGCCGCCCGGTGGCTCCGACTTCTCCTTCCGCCACCACACGCGCAGTGCTGCCATCGGGCCGTTCAATGCGGGTAAATACGTCTTGCCGGAGGCCGAGCCCGGCGATCTCGTGCTGTTCCCGAGCTATCTCTACCACGAGGTCCCGCGAAATCCGGGCGGACAGCGGATCACGATCGCCTTCAACGCGATTCCGGACCATCTGGACTGTTGGGGCTATCGCATCAACTTCGCGCCGTGA
- a CDS encoding peptidylprolyl isomerase, translating to MLHFTLLGAIIFGIDAVLHPPAKDEKVITVTKAMRQSFIDNFDEDKERAPSEAQLQKMIDSWVASEILYREGKALAVDRGDETIRDRVAYKMQLLIFDQIRVPRPTDEQLQAWFAENHARFDEPERVSFYITPPTDQETAQRQLDDITQQRESEELQKLTRAILGRPVESLSASFGDSFRDGLLAMPQGEWKLLQSKDGWHVARLDSRQAGNLASLDSVRDEAARNWHTEETRKRAWEAVKRLKASYQVRNEP from the coding sequence TTGCTGCACTTCACGTTGTTAGGGGCGATCATCTTCGGCATCGACGCGGTGCTGCATCCGCCGGCCAAGGACGAAAAGGTCATCACCGTCACCAAGGCGATGCGGCAGTCCTTCATCGACAATTTCGACGAGGACAAGGAACGCGCTCCTTCCGAGGCGCAGCTCCAGAAGATGATCGATAGCTGGGTCGCGAGCGAGATTCTCTATCGCGAAGGCAAAGCGCTTGCCGTGGATCGCGGCGATGAGACGATCCGCGACCGGGTCGCCTACAAGATGCAATTGCTAATCTTCGATCAGATCCGCGTGCCGCGTCCCACCGACGAGCAGCTGCAAGCATGGTTCGCGGAAAATCACGCCCGCTTCGACGAGCCTGAGCGCGTCTCATTCTACATCACCCCGCCGACGGATCAGGAGACGGCGCAACGTCAGCTCGACGACATCACCCAGCAGCGCGAATCCGAGGAGTTGCAGAAGCTCACGCGCGCCATCCTCGGCCGCCCCGTCGAGAGTCTCTCCGCATCCTTTGGCGACAGCTTCCGTGACGGATTGCTGGCGATGCCGCAGGGCGAGTGGAAACTGTTGCAGTCCAAGGATGGCTGGCACGTCGCCCGGCTGGATTCGCGCCAGGCCGGAAACCTTGCCAGTCTCGACAGCGTTCGGGATGAGGCCGCCAGGAACTGGCACACGGAGGAAACCCGCAAGCGCGCCTGGGAAGCGGTCAAGCGGCTCAAGGCATCCTATCAAGTGCGGAACGAGCCGTGA
- a CDS encoding HupE/UreJ family protein, translating to MTAIRYLRLALLALTFALAVLIRPSALHAHEAAMGVLEFREVRPGAFVGRWSIEPSIGASRVDLRVPPHCFLRLPEMNCGQKGLIGPITITNLGSNMSVVLIKVIPIEGEPRSYTISTANPVVSVLGTGAPTLETWIELAKTYVNYGIDHILLGADHLLFVLGLIWIVGGGWRLVKTITAFTIGHSASLAAAAFGLIGVPERPLNACIALSIAFVGVEIVKQQRGEIGLTARYPWMVAFSFGLVHGIGFASALAGLGLERRLLPAALLFFNIGVEIGQLAFVLLVLALIWAHRRLDAVVPRWGEALPAYLIGSVSMFWFFGRLARVFAVI from the coding sequence GTGACCGCGATTCGATATTTGCGGCTGGCGCTGCTGGCCTTGACCTTCGCGCTGGCTGTGCTGATCCGGCCGTCGGCGCTTCATGCGCATGAAGCGGCGATGGGCGTGCTCGAATTCCGCGAGGTTCGGCCCGGCGCCTTCGTCGGCCGCTGGAGCATAGAGCCGTCGATCGGCGCCTCGCGGGTCGACCTGCGGGTGCCGCCGCATTGCTTCCTGCGCCTGCCCGAGATGAACTGCGGCCAGAAGGGGCTGATTGGTCCGATCACCATCACCAATCTCGGCTCCAACATGTCGGTCGTCCTGATCAAGGTCATCCCAATCGAGGGCGAGCCGCGCAGCTACACCATCTCGACGGCCAATCCCGTCGTCTCCGTGCTCGGTACCGGCGCGCCGACGCTCGAGACCTGGATCGAGCTGGCCAAGACTTATGTGAATTACGGTATCGATCACATTCTGCTCGGCGCCGATCATCTGCTGTTCGTGCTCGGCCTGATCTGGATCGTCGGCGGCGGCTGGCGGCTGGTGAAGACCATCACCGCCTTCACGATCGGGCACAGCGCTTCGCTGGCCGCGGCGGCATTCGGCCTGATCGGCGTGCCGGAACGCCCGCTCAACGCCTGCATCGCGTTGAGCATCGCCTTCGTCGGGGTGGAGATCGTCAAGCAGCAACGCGGCGAGATCGGGCTCACCGCGCGTTATCCCTGGATGGTTGCCTTCAGCTTCGGTCTGGTTCACGGCATCGGCTTCGCGAGCGCGCTGGCGGGACTTGGGCTCGAACGCCGCCTGCTGCCGGCGGCGCTGCTGTTCTTCAACATCGGCGTGGAGATCGGACAGCTTGCCTTCGTGCTGCTGGTGCTTGCATTGATCTGGGCGCATCGGCGGCTCGATGCCGTCGTGCCGCGCTGGGGCGAGGCGCTGCCGGCCTATCTCATCGGGTCGGTGTCGATGTTCTGGTTCTTCGGCCGTCTGGCGCGCGTGTTCGCCGTGATCTGA
- a CDS encoding HupE/UreJ family protein: protein MSLRVSRALTIAIASFALAQPAFAHEQAGVAGGLASGLLHPVTGIDHLIAMVAVGIWGAQLGAPAIWILPITFPLVMAIGGVLGVLHVPLPMPELMIAISAVILGVAVAARLRLPFAVAAVIVAIFAIFHGHAHGAELPRAANALAYGVGFVTATGLLHLCGIMIGTLTRWPAGERIIQGLGAGIAGIGCYFLAQGLGAVA, encoded by the coding sequence ATGTCTTTACGCGTTTCCCGAGCCCTCACGATCGCAATCGCTTCGTTCGCACTGGCGCAACCGGCCTTCGCGCACGAGCAGGCTGGCGTGGCCGGCGGCCTCGCCAGCGGCCTGCTGCATCCGGTCACCGGCATCGACCATCTGATTGCCATGGTGGCTGTCGGGATCTGGGGCGCGCAGCTCGGCGCGCCCGCCATCTGGATCCTGCCGATCACGTTCCCGCTCGTCATGGCGATCGGCGGGGTGCTGGGCGTGCTGCATGTTCCGCTGCCGATGCCCGAGCTGATGATTGCCATTTCCGCCGTGATCCTCGGTGTCGCTGTCGCGGCCCGGCTGCGCCTGCCCTTTGCTGTGGCCGCCGTGATCGTCGCGATCTTCGCGATCTTCCATGGACATGCGCACGGCGCCGAGCTTCCCCGCGCGGCGAATGCGCTGGCCTACGGCGTCGGCTTCGTCACCGCCACCGGCCTGCTGCATCTGTGCGGCATCATGATCGGCACGTTGACGCGCTGGCCCGCCGGCGAGCGCATCATTCAGGGACTTGGCGCCGGCATCGCCGGGATCGGCTGCTACTTCCTCGCGCAGGGTCTCGGAGCCGTCGCATGA
- a CDS encoding HupE/UreJ family protein, which translates to MRLHLARALTAAALLLTGANAAEAHIVAARLGDFYMGASHPLTDLQDVLLWTATGVLAGTLGATKGRWLILVFPLGLLAGLPLASFFGAAATQLADATMMLAIGMLLAAAAQVPTVVLCAIAFAVAVIRGAANGAELGPETDRLLFAAGLACVGYTVITLTMALTAMFRQTLPDNSASWRFIAVRALGGWIAAIGLMMASLALAT; encoded by the coding sequence ATGAGATTGCACCTTGCACGGGCCTTGACCGCCGCAGCGTTGCTGCTGACCGGGGCGAACGCAGCTGAGGCCCATATCGTCGCGGCCCGCCTCGGTGATTTCTACATGGGAGCCTCGCACCCGCTCACCGATCTTCAGGATGTCCTGCTCTGGACCGCGACCGGCGTGCTGGCAGGCACGCTTGGCGCCACCAAAGGGCGCTGGCTCATCCTGGTGTTTCCGCTCGGCCTGTTGGCCGGGCTGCCGCTCGCGTCCTTCTTCGGCGCGGCCGCGACGCAGCTCGCCGACGCGACCATGATGCTTGCGATCGGCATGCTGCTCGCAGCAGCCGCGCAAGTTCCCACCGTCGTGCTGTGCGCAATTGCGTTCGCGGTCGCCGTGATACGGGGCGCGGCGAACGGCGCCGAGCTCGGGCCCGAGACCGATCGGCTGCTGTTTGCGGCAGGCCTCGCCTGTGTGGGCTACACAGTGATCACGCTGACGATGGCGCTGACCGCCATGTTCAGGCAAACGCTGCCCGACAATTCAGCATCCTGGCGGTTCATCGCCGTTCGCGCCCTCGGAGGCTGGATCGCTGCGATCGGCCTGATGATGGCAAGCCTCGCTCTCGCGACGTGA
- a CDS encoding CaiB/BaiF CoA transferase family protein, which yields MQQQTASRPLEGVRVLDFSIMLAGPYCARLLADVGAEVIKIEPPEGDDMRLRTPLRDGHSAYFGQLNAGKQSLALDLKSAEAISLVHRLVAEADILVENFRPGVMDRLGLGYDALRAINPRLIYCSISGYGQFGPAAERAAYAMIVHAESGFDRSLMRYAGDRDRPAAGAIFVADVLGGIFGYAAIQTALVQRARTGEGQRIDVALMDCMLNLLVYELQEAQFPSPVPRAAYGPVRAVDGDILIAPITPRNFAALCEVTGQSELADDPRFKTVPGRGANWTAMMQVVEKWTERHSVRESMDALGKAGVPAAEYRDPGAAFTDPHLLQRGVFETIADGAGEFMGVNAPWKMSGAAATSMQREIPAIGAHRDEVLSRVLGLSAGAIADLARAGAFGTTAD from the coding sequence ATGCAGCAGCAAACCGCGAGTCGGCCTCTCGAAGGTGTGCGCGTGCTCGATTTTTCGATCATGCTGGCGGGACCCTATTGCGCGCGGTTGCTTGCCGACGTCGGCGCCGAGGTGATCAAGATTGAACCGCCGGAGGGCGACGACATGCGGTTGCGGACGCCGCTCCGCGACGGTCACAGCGCCTATTTCGGGCAGCTCAATGCCGGCAAGCAGAGCCTTGCGCTCGACCTGAAGAGTGCCGAAGCGATCAGCCTAGTGCATCGACTGGTCGCGGAGGCGGACATCCTGGTCGAAAATTTCCGGCCGGGCGTGATGGATCGCCTCGGCCTCGGCTACGACGCTCTGCGCGCAATCAATCCGCGCCTGATCTATTGCTCGATCTCGGGCTACGGACAGTTCGGCCCTGCGGCCGAGCGGGCGGCCTACGCCATGATCGTCCATGCCGAAAGTGGCTTCGATCGATCCCTGATGCGCTATGCCGGCGACCGCGATCGCCCGGCCGCCGGCGCGATCTTCGTTGCGGATGTGCTCGGCGGCATCTTCGGCTACGCCGCGATCCAGACCGCGCTCGTCCAGCGTGCACGAACGGGCGAGGGGCAGCGGATCGACGTTGCATTGATGGACTGCATGCTGAACCTGTTGGTCTATGAACTGCAGGAGGCGCAATTCCCGAGCCCGGTGCCGCGCGCGGCTTATGGGCCGGTGCGCGCCGTCGATGGCGATATCCTGATCGCGCCGATCACGCCGCGGAACTTTGCCGCGCTCTGCGAGGTGACTGGGCAAAGCGAGCTCGCCGATGATCCCCGCTTCAAGACGGTGCCGGGACGCGGCGCGAACTGGACCGCGATGATGCAGGTCGTCGAGAAATGGACCGAGCGGCATTCCGTCCGCGAAAGCATGGATGCGCTGGGTAAGGCCGGCGTGCCCGCCGCCGAGTATCGCGATCCCGGCGCGGCGTTCACCGATCCGCATCTTCTGCAACGCGGTGTATTCGAGACGATTGCTGACGGAGCAGGGGAGTTCATGGGAGTAAACGCGCCCTGGAAGATGTCGGGTGCGGCGGCCACTTCGATGCAGCGGGAAATCCCCGCGATTGGTGCTCATCGCGATGAGGTGCTCTCGCGCGTCCTCGGCCTTTCGGCGGGGGCAATTGCCGACCTTGCCCGGGCAGGAGCATTTGGAACGACGGCGGACTAG
- a CDS encoding acyl-CoA dehydrogenase, translating into MLRESLRGFLGEQWNANCIRLGPAPQDIAGIWTKLVGQGVATLGGKPDAGGLREAVVALAELGRAACPAPLWSAVLANLALSTSPSKVAVDLLQALHAGSACVAFSFGTLDPDPAAGTLRASDGRVDGLVRFVETAGSCTHLLVAIDRSRLGLVALDGAGVEMVPTRAMGAWGLYEVRLNTAAMSFIALDDGVIDDLLPKGKLMLAARAHGAARRAFELVADYARERHQFGQPIGRFQAIQHKLANGLIALEGVRLMVDHAAKLHDVDDRDWRHFASCAITFASDALRRTSLETQHAFGAIGYADEHEAPLHFKRVHLDMMALGGASHAKRSLASSLLDADSSGLPEYDLGPAGNALREQVRGWLEQNWSGERKAAFERRPFSRREFDAGFARDIGETGWIGLGWPEKFGGQGRSPREQIAFMETMERGEAPRIGAAIQANALMMFGTPEQQRNYLPDILQGEAMHGMGYSEPQAGSDLAALRTSAVRDGDHWVINGQKIWTTTWWGKYMFLAARTDKDAKPPHAGISMFIVPMDAEGITVRPATTMYDGSFANIFYDNVRIPLENIVGEVNGGWKVLTGALAFERGLVGGGIVLKVAHAFEQLRRLVMTRDDTGRALADDPIVRDRMATLAAEIEVGRQLMMHCADLAADGMTPPEYGAISKVFSGELMERFGEAALDILGMRAALSEQMPGAIDNGRFEQNLRHSLMWVISIGTNEIQRSLIAQRGLGLPR; encoded by the coding sequence ATGCTGCGGGAGTCCCTGCGCGGGTTTCTCGGCGAGCAATGGAACGCCAATTGTATCAGGCTCGGACCGGCGCCGCAGGACATCGCCGGGATATGGACCAAGCTTGTCGGGCAGGGTGTTGCCACTCTCGGCGGCAAGCCCGATGCGGGCGGCCTCCGTGAAGCTGTGGTCGCGCTCGCAGAGCTCGGCCGCGCGGCGTGCCCAGCCCCTCTGTGGTCTGCGGTGCTCGCCAATCTCGCGCTCTCGACCTCCCCGTCAAAAGTTGCTGTCGATCTTCTGCAGGCGCTGCACGCAGGCTCGGCCTGCGTGGCGTTTTCGTTCGGGACGCTCGATCCCGATCCGGCAGCGGGCACGCTTCGCGCCTCCGACGGCCGTGTGGACGGATTGGTCCGCTTTGTCGAGACCGCGGGAAGTTGCACCCATCTGCTCGTCGCAATCGATCGGTCGAGGCTGGGGCTTGTCGCGCTCGATGGAGCAGGTGTGGAGATGGTCCCGACCCGCGCCATGGGCGCGTGGGGCCTTTACGAGGTCCGGCTGAATACGGCGGCCATGTCCTTCATAGCGCTGGACGACGGCGTCATCGACGATCTCCTGCCCAAGGGAAAACTGATGCTGGCCGCGCGGGCGCATGGCGCGGCCCGGCGTGCGTTCGAGCTGGTGGCGGACTACGCCAGGGAACGTCACCAATTCGGCCAGCCGATCGGGAGGTTCCAGGCGATCCAGCACAAGCTTGCGAATGGGCTCATCGCCCTCGAAGGCGTGCGCCTGATGGTCGATCATGCCGCGAAACTGCACGATGTGGACGATCGCGACTGGCGCCACTTTGCGAGCTGCGCCATCACCTTCGCAAGTGACGCCTTGCGGCGGACCTCGCTCGAGACCCAGCACGCGTTCGGGGCCATTGGCTACGCCGACGAACACGAGGCGCCGCTGCACTTCAAGCGCGTGCATCTCGACATGATGGCGCTGGGTGGAGCCTCGCATGCCAAGCGCTCGCTCGCCTCGTCCTTGCTGGATGCCGATAGCTCGGGCCTGCCCGAGTACGATCTCGGCCCAGCCGGCAACGCGTTGCGCGAGCAGGTAAGGGGCTGGCTCGAACAGAACTGGTCCGGAGAACGGAAGGCCGCGTTCGAACGGCGGCCATTCTCCAGGCGCGAGTTCGATGCCGGCTTTGCCCGCGATATCGGCGAGACCGGCTGGATCGGTCTCGGCTGGCCCGAGAAGTTCGGCGGCCAAGGGCGTTCGCCGCGCGAACAGATCGCTTTCATGGAGACGATGGAGCGGGGCGAAGCGCCGCGGATCGGCGCGGCGATCCAGGCCAATGCGCTCATGATGTTCGGCACGCCCGAGCAGCAGCGAAACTATCTGCCGGACATCCTGCAGGGCGAGGCCATGCACGGCATGGGCTACAGCGAACCGCAGGCCGGCTCCGACCTCGCCGCGCTGCGCACCAGCGCAGTGCGCGACGGCGATCACTGGGTGATCAACGGCCAGAAAATCTGGACCACCACCTGGTGGGGCAAATACATGTTCCTTGCGGCCCGCACCGACAAGGATGCCAAGCCGCCGCATGCCGGGATCAGCATGTTCATCGTGCCGATGGATGCCGAGGGCATCACGGTTCGGCCGGCAACCACGATGTATGACGGCAGTTTCGCCAATATCTTCTACGATAACGTCCGCATTCCCCTCGAGAACATCGTCGGCGAGGTCAATGGCGGCTGGAAGGTCCTGACCGGCGCGCTCGCGTTCGAACGCGGCCTGGTCGGCGGCGGCATCGTGCTGAAGGTCGCCCACGCCTTCGAGCAATTGCGTCGTCTTGTCATGACAAGGGACGATACCGGGCGTGCGCTCGCCGATGACCCGATCGTTCGCGATCGCATGGCGACGCTGGCGGCCGAGATCGAGGTCGGCCGCCAATTGATGATGCATTGCGCCGATCTGGCCGCTGACGGCATGACGCCGCCGGAATATGGCGCGATCAGCAAGGTGTTCTCCGGCGAATTGATGGAACGGTTCGGCGAGGCTGCGCTCGACATTCTTGGCATGCGCGCTGCGCTCTCGGAGCAGATGCCCGGCGCGATCGACAACGGCCGGTTCGAGCAGAACCTTCGCCACTCGCTGATGTGGGTCATCAGCATCGGCACCAACGAAATCCAGCGCAGCCTGATCGCCCAGCGCGGGCTTGGGCTGCCCAGATAG
- a CDS encoding enoyl-CoA hydratase/isomerase family protein — translation MSQYAKYECLKVEVADKVAIVTLNRPQARNAINQKLIRELRTIWDDLADDHAVNVVVLTGAGEFFSVGGDVKAMSERPGGDVLEEGEVHDPMISRRGVTRQLELDKPIIAAINGDAIGLAATHALLCDITVMADDARIGDTHVSRVGLVAGDGGTVIWPLLVGINKAKEFLIRGTLLKGVEAERIGLVNHVVPRVEVLTKAREIAIELANGPTWAIRWTKLSINQIVKDRVNMLLEASMALEQVTFETADHKEATMSFKEKRKPRFGRG, via the coding sequence ATGTCCCAGTATGCCAAGTACGAATGCTTGAAGGTCGAGGTGGCCGACAAGGTCGCAATCGTGACGTTGAACCGCCCGCAGGCGCGCAACGCGATCAACCAGAAGCTCATCCGTGAGCTGCGGACGATCTGGGACGATCTGGCCGACGATCATGCCGTCAACGTCGTCGTGCTGACGGGTGCCGGCGAATTCTTCAGCGTCGGCGGCGACGTCAAGGCAATGTCCGAGCGCCCGGGAGGCGATGTCCTCGAGGAGGGCGAGGTGCACGATCCCATGATCAGCCGCCGCGGCGTCACCCGGCAGCTCGAGCTCGACAAGCCGATCATCGCCGCCATCAATGGCGATGCCATCGGCCTTGCGGCGACGCATGCGCTGCTGTGCGACATCACGGTGATGGCGGACGACGCCCGGATCGGCGACACGCACGTCTCGCGCGTCGGTCTGGTCGCGGGCGACGGCGGCACGGTGATCTGGCCGCTGCTCGTCGGCATCAACAAGGCCAAGGAATTCCTGATCCGCGGGACGCTCCTGAAGGGCGTCGAGGCCGAGCGTATCGGGCTGGTCAACCACGTCGTGCCGCGCGTGGAGGTCCTGACCAAGGCGCGCGAAATCGCCATCGAGCTCGCCAACGGTCCGACCTGGGCAATCCGCTGGACCAAGCTGTCGATCAATCAAATCGTCAAGGACCGCGTCAACATGCTGCTCGAGGCGTCAATGGCGCTCGAGCAGGTCACGTTCGAGACCGCAGACCACAAGGAGGCGACGATGTCGTTCAAGGAGAAGCGCAAGCCGCGATTTGGCCGGGGCTAG
- a CDS encoding FadR/GntR family transcriptional regulator, whose amino-acid sequence MSSKSSPRTSSGPRPIPASRRDRPSDHRTAGAPAAPTFRPIHTKRAFEEICARIREQLALGVLKPGDKLPAERDLAQQLGVSRNVLREALRSLEMAGVLRLQKGVKGGAFVQAGDTSRMNVVMRDMLSLGTISVRELSEARVHVLDLGVQLACANARQSDFEALEANVERTELATREGRLLDRVECAREFYKLLAEASGNKVIAMIMDSVTEIHMRFVYAKVASSGVAMAGLVERRRKFLAALRERDVSSATRLMRSHLGAVQRMLEQDPGAMSLQVALAEMQPGMRR is encoded by the coding sequence ATGTCGTCCAAGTCAAGCCCCCGCACATCCTCCGGCCCGCGGCCGATCCCTGCCTCGCGGCGCGACCGCCCGTCCGATCACCGCACCGCCGGAGCGCCGGCCGCCCCGACGTTCCGGCCGATTCACACCAAGCGGGCGTTCGAGGAGATCTGTGCGCGCATTCGCGAGCAATTGGCGCTCGGCGTTCTCAAGCCCGGAGACAAGCTGCCGGCCGAGCGCGACCTCGCGCAGCAGCTCGGCGTCAGCCGCAATGTCCTGCGCGAGGCGTTGCGCAGTCTCGAGATGGCGGGCGTGCTTCGCCTGCAGAAGGGCGTCAAGGGCGGTGCCTTCGTCCAGGCGGGCGATACCAGCCGCATGAACGTCGTGATGCGCGACATGCTGAGCCTGGGGACGATCTCGGTGCGGGAATTGTCGGAAGCGCGCGTCCATGTGCTGGATCTCGGCGTCCAACTGGCTTGCGCCAATGCGCGGCAGTCCGATTTCGAGGCGCTTGAGGCTAATGTCGAGCGCACGGAGCTCGCGACGCGCGAAGGTCGGCTGCTCGACCGGGTCGAATGTGCCCGGGAATTCTACAAGCTGCTCGCAGAAGCGAGCGGCAACAAGGTGATCGCCATGATCATGGACTCGGTCACCGAGATCCATATGCGCTTCGTCTACGCCAAGGTGGCGTCGAGCGGGGTCGCGATGGCCGGGCTGGTCGAGCGGCGCCGCAAATTCCTGGCGGCGCTGCGCGAGCGGGACGTGTCATCCGCGACGCGGCTGATGCGCAGCCATCTTGGCGCCGTGCAGCGCATGCTAGAGCAGGATCCCGGCGCGATGTCGCTTCAGGTTGCGCTGGCGGAGATGCAGCCGGGCATGAGGCGATGA
- a CDS encoding acyl-CoA dehydrogenase family protein, with protein sequence MSFTEEQIAFRDNVRRMAAKHVAPIAAEIDETDRFPLELVKLFGEMGLMQLWVPEQYGGPNGNLTMACIAREEISRISPACASIACLNTMFIMPLLHFGSEEQRRRYLPIIAKGGVVTAIAISEPQAGSDVTAINTRAKRDGDCYVLNGRKQWCSYGVVADFIVVMARTSDSSGADGISAFIVEPKTMPGITFGRHERKMGFRGAPNTPIFFDNVQVPVENLVGEEGKGFRASMRALDLNRPTIGAQSVGLAQGALDACVAYAKERKQFKKSISEFQGIQFMLADMAMQIEAARALVYECARAGDAGDWKRLNVLASMAKCVGSDMAMKVTTDAVQIFGGYGYTMDYPVERMMRDAKLTQIFEGTNQIQRMVIARELLR encoded by the coding sequence ATGAGCTTCACCGAGGAGCAGATCGCATTTCGCGACAACGTCCGCCGAATGGCCGCCAAGCACGTGGCCCCGATCGCCGCCGAGATCGACGAGACCGACCGCTTCCCGCTCGAGCTCGTGAAGCTCTTCGGCGAGATGGGTCTGATGCAGCTCTGGGTGCCCGAGCAATATGGCGGCCCCAACGGCAACCTGACCATGGCGTGCATCGCGCGCGAGGAGATTTCCAGGATATCGCCGGCCTGCGCCTCCATCGCATGCCTCAACACCATGTTCATCATGCCCCTGCTCCATTTCGGTTCGGAGGAGCAGCGAAGGAGGTATCTGCCGATCATCGCGAAGGGTGGCGTCGTGACCGCGATCGCGATCTCCGAGCCGCAGGCCGGCTCCGATGTCACCGCCATCAACACGCGGGCCAAACGCGATGGTGACTGTTACGTCCTCAACGGGCGGAAGCAATGGTGCAGCTATGGCGTCGTTGCCGACTTCATCGTGGTGATGGCACGGACGAGCGACAGTTCGGGCGCCGACGGCATCAGCGCCTTCATCGTCGAGCCGAAGACAATGCCGGGGATCACCTTCGGCCGGCACGAGCGCAAGATGGGCTTTCGCGGCGCGCCGAACACCCCGATCTTCTTCGACAATGTCCAGGTTCCCGTCGAGAACCTCGTCGGCGAGGAGGGCAAGGGTTTTCGGGCGTCGATGCGGGCGCTCGACCTCAACCGTCCGACCATCGGCGCGCAATCCGTTGGCCTCGCACAGGGCGCGCTCGATGCCTGCGTCGCCTATGCCAAAGAGCGCAAACAGTTCAAGAAGTCGATCTCCGAATTCCAGGGCATTCAGTTCATGCTCGCCGACATGGCCATGCAGATCGAGGCGGCACGCGCCCTCGTCTATGAATGCGCGCGCGCGGGCGATGCCGGCGACTGGAAGCGCCTCAACGTGCTCGCCAGCATGGCGAAATGCGTCGGTAGCGACATGGCCATGAAGGTGACGACCGATGCCGTGCAGATCTTCGGCGGCTACGGCTACACCATGGACTATCCGGTCGAGCGCATGATGCGCGATGCGAAACTGACCCAGATCTTCGAGGGCACCAATCAAATCCAGCGCATGGTGATCGCGCGCGAGCTTCTTCGATAA